In Solidesulfovibrio sp., a single window of DNA contains:
- a CDS encoding GDP-L-fucose synthase yields the protein MNIDEAVSAQKPIYVAGHRGLVGAAIARALARRGARLVTRTHRELDLTDQAAVRAFFETERPAAVFLAAAKVGGIHANDTYPADFIRDNLLIQTNVIDAAYKTGVEKLVFLGSSCIYPRLASQPMREDQLLAGPLEPTNQWYAIAKIAGIKMCQAYRRQYGFPAISLMPTNLYGPGDNFTPVNSHVIPALMRRFHEARLAGRDSVVVWGTGNALREFLHVDDMAAAALTCFDRYDDEEIINIGTGQEVSIRELAARMAQVTGFAGTITFDTSKPDGTPRKVLDVSRLTALGWQPRHGLAEGLAQTYRWFRDNIASARLD from the coding sequence ATGAACATCGACGAAGCCGTCAGCGCCCAGAAACCCATCTATGTCGCCGGCCATCGTGGCCTCGTCGGGGCGGCCATCGCCCGGGCCCTGGCCCGGCGCGGCGCCCGGCTCGTCACGCGCACCCATCGCGAGCTCGACCTGACCGACCAGGCCGCCGTGCGCGCCTTTTTCGAAACCGAGCGTCCCGCCGCCGTGTTCCTGGCCGCGGCCAAGGTCGGCGGCATCCACGCCAACGACACCTATCCGGCCGATTTCATCCGCGACAACCTGCTCATCCAGACCAACGTCATCGACGCCGCCTACAAGACCGGCGTGGAAAAGCTGGTCTTTCTGGGTTCCTCCTGCATCTATCCCCGCCTGGCCAGCCAGCCCATGCGCGAGGACCAGCTCCTGGCCGGCCCCCTGGAACCCACCAACCAGTGGTACGCCATCGCCAAGATCGCCGGCATCAAGATGTGCCAGGCCTACCGCCGCCAGTACGGCTTTCCGGCCATAAGCCTCATGCCGACCAACCTCTACGGCCCGGGCGACAATTTCACCCCCGTCAACTCCCACGTCATCCCGGCGCTCATGCGCCGCTTCCACGAGGCGCGCCTGGCCGGCCGGGACAGCGTCGTCGTCTGGGGCACCGGAAACGCCCTGCGCGAATTCCTCCACGTCGACGACATGGCCGCCGCCGCCCTCACCTGCTTCGACCGCTACGACGACGAGGAAATCATCAATATCGGCACCGGCCAGGAAGTCTCCATCCGCGAATTGGCCGCGCGCATGGCCCAGGTGACCGGCTTTGCCGGCACCATCACCTTCGATACCTCCAAGCCCGACGGCACGCCCCGAAAAGTCCTGGACGTCAGCCGCCTGACCGCCCTCGGCTGGCAGCCGCGCCACGGCCTGGCCGAAGGCCTCGCCCAGACCTATCGCTGGTTTCGCGACAACATCGCCTCGGCGCGCCTGGATTAG
- a CDS encoding Hpt domain-containing protein — protein sequence MNPAEARRRAQDFLRRKQLLSAVEAEQALGVAAAVLGESLARLAAAAGARDGKTCAEAAHGLKGNLLNLGLPELAQAAQAIQDQAQTGDFQAVTTAISALGASLADMAGTIRD from the coding sequence ATGAACCCGGCTGAGGCCCGGCGTCGGGCGCAGGACTTCCTGCGTCGCAAGCAACTGCTTTCCGCCGTCGAAGCCGAACAGGCCCTTGGCGTGGCCGCCGCCGTGCTGGGCGAGTCCCTGGCGCGGCTGGCGGCGGCCGCCGGCGCCCGGGACGGGAAAACCTGCGCCGAAGCGGCCCACGGCCTCAAGGGCAACCTGCTCAACCTCGGCCTGCCCGAACTGGCCCAGGCGGCCCAGGCCATCCAGGACCAGGCCCAAACCGGCGATTTCCAGGCGGTCACCACCGCCATATCCGCCCTGGGCGCCTCCCTGGCGGACATGGCCGGCACGATCCGGGACTAG